Proteins found in one Brachyspira murdochii DSM 12563 genomic segment:
- a CDS encoding DUF6175 family protein — MKIKLINIYVIIAISSFFISCATTSNSSSSGVYVGEDTGEIGIVNNWKNPDFKGGKTTKITAEGFASADGRGEADAIERSIESAKRNAVEQAVGSIVQGSTLVENNKLISSKIYDNTTGYISSYKVINIAKSGSVWYSKIEATVGVDMLQDNLQAMGILMDRKNMPLIVTLVVDETGNLSESFNTELEKNMSEKGFKFVSASSLKNAMRKENITYEDTSRSSDSIKKIANATGAQIVILGKAGASFFTSIKGTAMKSYRSDVAITAVNISDYSTIARATHQAGGVGGSDKDAHSIALVKSADYISDDFVNQIVQKWQSEVQNGTEYTIYVNGLDFNDSIGFEEALKKNIGNLKSVYNRGVSGSSSKYVVTYIGSSRDLAVDINSKAGSMGYQIIISSFDDKTITLKANKR, encoded by the coding sequence ATGAAAATAAAATTAATAAATATATATGTGATAATTGCCATATCATCATTTTTTATCTCCTGTGCCACAACATCAAACAGTTCATCAAGCGGCGTATATGTAGGAGAAGATACAGGAGAAATAGGAATAGTTAATAACTGGAAAAATCCGGATTTTAAAGGCGGAAAAACAACAAAGATAACTGCTGAAGGATTTGCCTCTGCTGACGGAAGAGGCGAAGCTGATGCCATAGAAAGATCAATAGAAAGTGCTAAAAGAAATGCTGTAGAACAGGCAGTGGGTTCCATAGTACAGGGAAGTACATTAGTAGAAAATAATAAACTTATAAGCTCAAAAATATATGATAATACTACAGGTTATATATCATCATATAAAGTTATTAATATTGCAAAAAGCGGAAGTGTATGGTATTCAAAAATAGAGGCTACTGTTGGTGTAGATATGCTTCAGGACAATCTGCAGGCTATGGGCATACTTATGGACAGAAAAAATATGCCTCTTATAGTTACGCTTGTAGTAGATGAAACTGGTAATTTAAGCGAATCTTTTAATACAGAGCTTGAAAAAAATATGAGCGAAAAAGGATTTAAATTTGTAAGTGCTTCATCTCTAAAAAATGCCATGAGAAAAGAAAATATAACATATGAAGATACTTCCCGCTCTTCGGACTCTATAAAAAAAATAGCTAATGCAACAGGTGCACAAATAGTAATATTAGGAAAAGCTGGTGCTTCTTTCTTTACTTCTATAAAAGGTACTGCTATGAAAAGCTACAGAAGCGATGTTGCAATTACTGCTGTTAATATATCCGATTACAGTACAATAGCACGTGCTACTCATCAGGCAGGCGGTGTAGGAGGAAGCGATAAAGACGCTCATTCTATTGCATTAGTTAAATCTGCCGACTATATATCAGATGATTTTGTTAATCAAATAGTACAAAAATGGCAGAGTGAAGTTCAAAATGGAACAGAATACACTATATATGTTAATGGGCTTGATTTTAATGATTCCATAGGTTTTGAAGAGGCATTAAAGAAAAATATAGGAAACTTAAAAAGTGTTTACAACAGAGGAGTATCAGGCTCTTCATCTAAATATGTTGTTACTTATATAGGAAGCAGCAGAGATTTGGCTGTTGATATCAATTCAAAGGCTGGAAGCATGGGATATCAAATTATAATAAGCAGCTTTGATGATAAAACTATTACTTTAAAAGCAAATAAGAGGTAG
- a CDS encoding ATP-binding protein, with protein sequence MKRRIIKIDEDKCTGCGICIPDCPEGALQVIDGKARLISDLFCDGLGACIKACPENAMEIEEREAEEYNESKVMVNIVKGGVNVIKAHLKHLKDHGENKLFDEAVKYLKDNNLEVPNMEENKACGCPGSMQRDLRNQFRGENNNSNVQMHSELRNWPIQLKLVNPNANYFDNSDLLIVADCVPFSYPNFHSRFLKDKTLLMFCPKLDSDIDGYISKLANIFTEKNINSVTIVRMEVPCCGGVETVVRKALEIAQKNIIIKEYTISIDGSII encoded by the coding sequence ATGAAAAGAAGAATTATAAAGATAGATGAAGATAAATGTACAGGCTGCGGTATATGTATTCCAGACTGTCCTGAAGGAGCTTTGCAAGTAATAGACGGTAAGGCAAGACTTATAAGCGATTTATTCTGTGACGGATTGGGAGCGTGCATAAAAGCATGTCCTGAAAATGCTATGGAAATAGAAGAAAGAGAAGCTGAAGAATATAATGAAAGTAAAGTTATGGTAAATATAGTTAAAGGCGGAGTTAATGTTATAAAAGCACATTTAAAACATTTAAAAGACCATGGAGAAAATAAGCTCTTTGATGAAGCTGTAAAATACTTAAAAGATAATAATTTGGAGGTGCCTAATATGGAAGAAAATAAAGCCTGCGGATGTCCGGGAAGTATGCAGAGAGATTTAAGAAATCAGTTTAGAGGAGAAAATAATAACAGTAATGTTCAAATGCATTCTGAATTAAGAAACTGGCCTATACAATTAAAATTAGTAAATCCTAATGCCAATTATTTTGACAATTCTGATTTGTTAATAGTTGCTGATTGTGTGCCTTTTTCATATCCTAATTTCCATTCAAGATTTTTAAAAGACAAAACTTTATTAATGTTCTGCCCTAAACTTGATTCAGATATAGACGGATATATAAGCAAACTAGCGAATATATTTACTGAGAAAAATATCAATTCTGTAACTATAGTAAGAATGGAAGTTCCTTGCTGCGGAGGAGTGGAAACAGTCGTAAGAAAGGCTCTTGAAATCGCTCAAAAAAACATCATTATAAAAGAATATACTATTTCTATAGATGGAAGTATCATTTAA
- a CDS encoding vWA domain-containing protein: protein MFFGDFKFIVLYVLIPVLIILFVISRMRVHKVLSLFTRNLSFQNDKAYKRISNLRIFSIIFMILSAAVLIFALMQPKWGIIEQKIKTDNYMITIALDLSRSMDADDVWPSRLERAKLEIEKFVKNTDNLAVSLVGFAGTSFIACPFTQDMETFSYILDNLSTKSVTLQGTRIADALVTAKNTFNVDAVSKKSIVLITDGEDHGGYFDEVLKELKDMNISVYTIGVGTSQGAAISTDLGVREKSVISKRDDNTLKLIADSTLGKSYIAENVSLESIFDDMKKNMDSVSAVRNNRSYKERFQIFLGISVIFIMISGILNILTQIRIKPEKISIKKEKLYQ, encoded by the coding sequence ATGTTTTTTGGTGATTTTAAGTTTATAGTTTTATATGTATTAATACCAGTACTTATAATATTATTTGTTATATCAAGAATGAGAGTGCATAAGGTATTATCTTTATTTACAAGAAATTTAAGTTTTCAAAATGATAAAGCTTATAAAAGAATATCAAATTTGAGGATATTTTCTATAATATTTATGATACTTTCAGCAGCTGTACTAATATTTGCATTAATGCAGCCTAAATGGGGTATAATAGAGCAGAAAATAAAAACTGATAATTATATGATAACAATAGCATTAGATTTGTCTAGGTCAATGGATGCTGATGATGTGTGGCCTTCAAGACTTGAAAGAGCAAAATTAGAAATAGAAAAATTTGTAAAAAATACTGACAATTTGGCTGTTTCATTAGTAGGATTTGCGGGAACTAGTTTTATAGCTTGTCCTTTTACTCAGGATATGGAAACTTTTTCCTATATACTTGATAATTTGAGTACGAAATCTGTTACTCTTCAGGGTACAAGAATAGCCGATGCTTTGGTTACTGCCAAAAATACTTTTAATGTAGATGCTGTAAGTAAAAAATCTATAGTATTAATAACTGACGGAGAGGATCATGGCGGTTATTTTGATGAGGTATTAAAAGAGCTTAAAGATATGAATATAAGTGTATATACTATAGGGGTTGGAACTTCTCAGGGTGCTGCTATAAGTACAGATTTGGGAGTAAGAGAAAAATCTGTTATTTCAAAAAGAGATGATAATACATTAAAATTAATAGCAGATTCTACACTTGGAAAAAGCTATATTGCAGAAAATGTTTCATTAGAAAGCATATTTGATGATATGAAAAAAAATATGGATAGTGTTTCTGCTGTTAGAAATAATAGAAGCTATAAAGAGAGATTTCAAATATTTTTGGGTATTTCTGTGATTTTTATAATGATATCAGGAATACTTAATATATTAACGCAGATAAGAATAAAACCTGAAAAAATTAGCATTAAAAAAGAAAAGTTGTATCAGTAG
- a CDS encoding tetratricopeptide repeat protein, with amino-acid sequence MRKLALLIFIFIISVSYAYSFSLNELTAKFDVDRANRLMRKGDYEGAVSLYEKALSKVPNSPEIFYNMGTTMSSIGELDSALQLFDMAKKSAAENTSKDIKSAIYYNSGITKIEGQDYQGAIDELVESLVNTPNDNNAKRALEYAYKKLEEQQNQNNTGPSSQQNNEQNQSGQSDDNNGSSGDNDENNQNNDNQGNQNNQNNQNDQNNNDNQNNQDNQNNNDNQDNQSSNNNQDNQNNNNNSNNDNEESKSDIDRLLESLRQLRKDKDNGDQYYGGGRIDKDW; translated from the coding sequence ATGAGAAAACTTGCACTATTAATTTTTATATTTATTATATCTGTAAGCTATGCATATTCGTTTTCATTAAATGAATTAACTGCAAAGTTTGATGTAGACAGAGCAAACAGACTTATGAGAAAAGGAGATTATGAGGGTGCTGTAAGTTTGTATGAAAAGGCTTTAAGCAAAGTACCTAATTCTCCGGAAATATTTTATAACATGGGTACTACTATGTCTTCTATTGGTGAATTGGACAGTGCATTACAGTTATTTGATATGGCTAAAAAAAGTGCTGCAGAAAATACAAGCAAAGATATAAAAAGTGCTATTTATTATAATTCTGGAATAACAAAGATAGAAGGGCAGGATTATCAAGGTGCTATAGATGAATTAGTAGAATCGCTCGTTAATACTCCAAATGATAATAATGCAAAAAGGGCTTTAGAATATGCTTATAAAAAATTAGAAGAACAGCAGAATCAAAATAATACAGGTCCTAGCAGTCAGCAGAATAATGAACAAAATCAAAGCGGTCAGAGTGATGATAATAATGGAAGCTCTGGCGATAATGATGAGAATAATCAAAACAATGATAATCAGGGAAATCAAAACAATCAGAATAATCAGAACGATCAAAACAACAATGATAATCAAAATAATCAGGACAACCAAAACAATAATGATAATCAAGACAATCAAAGCAGCAATAATAATCAGGATAATCAGAACAATAATAACAACAGCAATAATGATAATGAGGAAAGTAAATCTGATATTGACAGGCTGCTCGAATCTTTAAGACAGCTTAGAAAAGATAAAGACAATGGAGATCAGTATTATGGCGGAGGAAGAATTGACAAAGATTGGTAA
- a CDS encoding BatD family protein yields the protein MAEEELTKIGNIILRYTFVIFFIICLPLFPQTSITAKFSDEKIGVGEVFSLSVTINNNSGRVTVPDIDGFTLRGTSQSVNMMYSSGSFKTIKTYIYTYMANKEGVYNIDDIRVKVNNNTYVANPVKIEVVDAPVRNRDDNYTPNGNQFEDFMNYGDDIYVDNNINKKEVYLYEPVYITQKAYVHVPVNVLGFSKIPDRTDFISYSETSEYNSFTEIIDGKRVSAIPLKTEVLYPVKTGDKRILTTPFVFEKEGRFVFNERVEYGEDEFTVKVLPLPERNEGDNFSGAVGDFNFNTKVNKTNVSVGEEVLITMEVTGEGNTSIITMPKINDNITNYFSVYQPKVYETNWFDGKKMMGRKVKEYVLVAKDEGSSVISNINFCYFSPNDKSYSNIYSNPISLMVSGTKQNLSSFINNDGEELNIIPIKNTLVKEDKVFKIFNMKIVYLYIIILIALSFIIYNNNKFDKLKLLFSNIKKNKHSETDDIIKYYNENNRKEYCRLIENSLINTIKNKFNIDYDNNIYNKLNDYIEKEKIDEIKYIINKCRYELYSGKSSDNEDYHTKAAELIKYIKDLKIKK from the coding sequence ATGGCGGAGGAAGAATTGACAAAGATTGGTAATATTATTTTAAGATATACATTTGTGATATTTTTTATTATATGCCTGCCTCTTTTTCCGCAGACTAGTATTACGGCGAAATTCTCCGATGAAAAGATAGGTGTTGGAGAAGTATTCAGTTTGTCTGTAACTATTAACAATAATTCCGGAAGAGTTACAGTACCTGATATAGACGGTTTTACATTGAGAGGTACATCTCAAAGTGTCAATATGATGTATTCTTCAGGATCATTTAAAACTATAAAAACATACATTTATACCTATATGGCAAATAAAGAAGGTGTTTATAATATAGATGATATAAGAGTAAAAGTAAATAATAATACCTATGTGGCAAATCCTGTAAAGATAGAAGTAGTTGACGCTCCTGTAAGAAACAGAGATGATAATTATACTCCAAATGGAAATCAGTTTGAAGATTTTATGAATTATGGAGATGATATATATGTTGATAATAATATAAATAAAAAAGAAGTTTATTTGTACGAGCCTGTATATATAACACAAAAAGCATATGTTCATGTTCCTGTAAATGTTTTAGGATTTTCAAAAATACCAGACAGAACAGATTTTATTTCATATTCTGAAACTTCCGAGTACAACTCTTTTACTGAGATAATAGACGGCAAAAGAGTAAGTGCTATACCTTTGAAAACAGAAGTTTTATATCCTGTTAAAACTGGAGATAAAAGAATATTAACAACTCCTTTTGTTTTTGAAAAAGAGGGCAGATTTGTTTTTAATGAGCGTGTAGAATACGGAGAAGATGAGTTTACTGTTAAAGTTCTTCCTCTTCCAGAAAGAAATGAGGGTGATAATTTTTCCGGTGCTGTGGGGGATTTTAATTTTAATACAAAAGTAAATAAAACTAATGTTTCAGTTGGTGAAGAGGTATTAATAACAATGGAAGTAACTGGAGAGGGTAATACTTCTATAATAACTATGCCTAAAATTAATGATAATATAACTAATTATTTTTCTGTATATCAGCCTAAAGTATATGAAACAAATTGGTTTGACGGTAAAAAAATGATGGGTAGAAAAGTCAAAGAGTATGTATTAGTTGCCAAAGATGAAGGAAGTTCTGTAATATCAAATATTAATTTTTGCTATTTCTCTCCTAATGATAAAAGTTATAGCAATATATATTCTAATCCTATTAGTCTTATGGTATCAGGCACAAAACAAAACTTAAGCTCATTTATTAATAATGACGGAGAAGAACTTAATATTATACCTATAAAAAATACTCTAGTTAAAGAGGATAAAGTATTTAAAATATTTAATATGAAAATTGTATATTTATATATAATAATATTAATAGCTTTATCTTTTATAATTTATAATAATAATAAATTTGATAAACTAAAACTTTTATTTTCTAATATTAAAAAGAATAAGCATTCTGAAACAGATGATATTATTAAATACTATAATGAAAATAATAGAAAAGAATACTGCAGGCTTATAGAAAATAGTTTAATTAATACTATAAAAAATAAGTTTAATATAGACTATGATAATAATATATATAATAAATTAAATGATTATATTGAAAAAGAAAAAATTGATGAAATAAAATATATAATAAATAAATGCAGATATGAGCTTTATTCTGGAAAATCATCTGATAATGAAGATTATCATACTAAAGCAGCAGAATTAATAAAATATATAAAAGATTTAAAGATAAAAAAATAA
- a CDS encoding tetratricopeptide repeat protein, with translation MKKIIIMFFIFQSCFLYSQITSKTDLEKINNLFESANELYNEGKYLEANYLYKDIASSNVISKNLYYNLASSYAAIGSNGYAVLYYEKALNISPFDKEIKSMISSINGNSDYDSVIIISMYMLLILFLVFFTMLIVLFIKKKKINNFLILLSIVFFIPLIILSSYANSDYIVTIDNANLYSGSSTKSDIVSQISEGEKLRVIEEHDNWYYAEGNFRGWINKSSAEKI, from the coding sequence ATGAAAAAAATAATTATAATGTTTTTTATATTCCAGTCATGTTTTTTATATAGTCAGATAACTTCAAAAACTGATTTGGAAAAAATAAATAATTTATTTGAAAGTGCTAATGAACTTTATAATGAAGGCAAATATTTAGAGGCTAATTATTTATATAAAGATATAGCATCCTCAAATGTTATTTCAAAAAATTTGTATTATAATTTGGCTTCTTCTTATGCTGCTATAGGAAGCAATGGTTATGCTGTTCTTTACTATGAAAAGGCACTTAATATTTCACCTTTTGATAAAGAAATAAAATCAATGATAAGTTCAATTAATGGAAACAGTGATTATGATTCAGTGATTATTATATCCATGTATATGCTGTTAATATTGTTTTTAGTATTTTTTACAATGCTTATAGTATTATTTATTAAAAAAAAGAAAATCAATAATTTTTTAATATTGCTTTCAATAGTATTTTTTATACCATTAATAATATTAAGCAGTTATGCAAACTCTGATTATATTGTAACTATTGATAATGCTAATTTATACAGCGGAAGCAGTACAAAATCGGATATAGTTTCGCAAATATCTGAAGGAGAAAAATTAAGGGTTATTGAAGAGCATGATAATTGGTATTATGCCGAGGGCAATTTTAGGGGCTGGATAAATAAAAGCTCTGCTGAAAAAATATAG
- the mnmA gene encoding tRNA 2-thiouridine(34) synthase MnmA, protein MEKIAVGMSAGVDSTTTAKILKEKGNEVFGVTMLLWNGDKRAPLSGSCYSPSQLKMVEECRKYAQAIGIDYYAFDVSDMFQKKVIDYVAESYKKGLTPNPCIMCNSQIKFMALFEAIEKQGLEFDKFATGHYAGIKYDEKTKRYLLLRGKNLIKDQSYFLYRLTQNQLSKIIFPMHENTKEDTRKMAREYNLEVAEKSESQDFFAGEYSRLFDEDREGDIINIDTNEILGHHKGIWHYTVGQRKGLGIAYKEPLFVVSLDSKTNTVYVGNKNHTFVNEVTVYDVNWIAEPRDKEFEALVKTRSAHKGSMARVIPIEENVINIKFFEPTGIVARGQSCVCYDEDVTLCGGVVY, encoded by the coding sequence ATGGAGAAAATAGCGGTTGGTATGAGTGCAGGAGTGGATTCTACTACTACAGCAAAGATATTAAAAGAAAAAGGAAATGAAGTATTTGGGGTTACTATGCTTCTTTGGAATGGAGATAAGAGAGCTCCTTTAAGCGGTTCATGCTACAGTCCTTCGCAGTTAAAGATGGTTGAAGAGTGCAGGAAATATGCTCAGGCTATAGGCATAGATTATTATGCTTTTGATGTGAGCGATATGTTTCAAAAAAAAGTTATAGATTATGTTGCTGAATCTTACAAAAAAGGACTTACTCCTAATCCTTGTATTATGTGCAATAGTCAGATTAAATTTATGGCTTTATTTGAGGCTATAGAAAAACAGGGACTAGAATTTGATAAATTTGCTACTGGTCATTATGCTGGAATAAAATATGATGAAAAAACTAAAAGATATCTATTATTAAGAGGAAAAAATTTGATAAAAGATCAGTCATATTTTTTATATAGGCTCACTCAAAATCAATTATCAAAAATAATATTTCCAATGCATGAAAATACAAAAGAAGATACTAGAAAAATGGCAAGAGAGTATAATTTGGAAGTTGCAGAAAAAAGTGAGAGTCAGGATTTTTTTGCAGGCGAGTACAGCAGACTATTTGATGAAGATAGAGAAGGAGATATCATTAATATAGATACTAATGAAATATTAGGACACCATAAGGGAATATGGCATTATACAGTAGGACAAAGAAAAGGTCTTGGAATAGCATATAAAGAGCCTTTATTTGTAGTATCATTAGACAGCAAAACAAATACTGTTTATGTTGGGAATAAAAATCATACATTTGTCAATGAAGTTACGGTATATGATGTTAATTGGATAGCAGAACCTAGGGATAAAGAGTTTGAAGCTTTGGTAAAAACAAGAAGTGCTCATAAAGGAAGTATGGCGAGAGTTATACCAATAGAAGAAAATGTAATCAATATAAAATTTTTTGAACCTACTGGGATAGTTGCTAGGGGACAGTCATGCGTATGTTATGATGAAGATGTAACTTTATGCGGAGGAGTTGTTTATTAA
- a CDS encoding YbjQ family protein, producing the protein MSSDIKMFSVDYLPSNYNYELLGLVKGNVAQAKHIGKDLLAGLKNIVGGEVESYTEMLSEAREIATKRMIEEAKKLGANAIIGINYSSSSVMEGTTEVIAYGTAVIIK; encoded by the coding sequence ATGAGTTCTGATATTAAAATGTTTTCTGTTGATTATTTGCCAAGCAATTATAATTATGAATTATTAGGTTTAGTAAAAGGAAATGTAGCTCAAGCTAAACATATAGGTAAAGATTTGCTTGCAGGATTAAAAAATATAGTAGGCGGAGAGGTGGAAAGTTATACAGAAATGCTTAGTGAGGCTAGAGAAATAGCTACAAAAAGAATGATAGAAGAAGCTAAAAAATTAGGTGCTAATGCCATTATAGGTATAAATTATTCATCATCGTCTGTAATGGAAGGAACTACAGAAGTTATAGCTTATGGTACTGCTGTAATAATAAAATAA
- a CDS encoding LOG family protein gives MRRETYELQNSDMPNESWRIFRIMGEFVEGFETMSYYKNAVSMFGSARTSENHPHYKLAYETAKLLGENKYDIITGGGPGIMEAGNRGAFDAGSGSIGLCIELPFEQKTNPYVKEELKFRYFFARKVMFLKYAKAVIIFPGGFGTMDEWFETLTLIQTKVLQRMPLIVMNKNYYSDLIEWLKKDMVKESYIDISDLDLMQYAEKAEEVLDIINGFYKDSK, from the coding sequence ATGAGAAGAGAAACTTATGAACTTCAGAATTCTGATATGCCTAATGAATCTTGGCGTATATTTAGAATAATGGGCGAATTTGTAGAAGGTTTTGAAACTATGTCTTATTATAAGAATGCGGTTTCAATGTTTGGAAGTGCAAGAACTTCAGAAAATCATCCGCATTATAAATTAGCTTATGAAACAGCTAAATTATTGGGTGAAAATAAATATGATATAATAACAGGAGGCGGTCCCGGTATTATGGAGGCCGGCAATAGGGGAGCTTTTGATGCTGGTTCTGGTTCTATAGGATTATGCATAGAACTTCCTTTTGAGCAGAAAACTAATCCTTATGTAAAAGAAGAACTTAAATTCAGATATTTTTTTGCAAGAAAGGTTATGTTTTTAAAATATGCTAAGGCTGTTATAATATTTCCGGGCGGATTTGGTACTATGGACGAATGGTTTGAAACTTTAACTTTGATACAGACTAAAGTTCTTCAAAGAATGCCTCTTATTGTTATGAATAAAAATTATTATTCTGACCTTATTGAATGGCTAAAAAAAGACATGGTTAAAGAAAGTTATATAGATATTTCTGATTTAGATTTAATGCAGTATGCTGAAAAGGCAGAGGAAGTATTGGATATTATTAACGGTTTTTATAAAGATAGTAAATAG
- a CDS encoding SMP-30/gluconolactonase/LRE family protein: MNKLYYAIVLSAFIFALSCSNNADKTNNNTASNTAAKKEAVTINVEGAAAPESVKFRNGKLYIANLGDPNAPADGFIIVANEDGSNPQKLFEGQLDSPKGFSFLTDDIIIIPDQVNDSSLTGNLVLANIKENKIITKLPIEGSKFLNDTVVIDPTTVALTDTGASTVHFIKVDNNSALSIASSVTGVVGANGIFLDNGVLYIAGSTFGGDPNGGDIYTLNIDGTGLTKWTASVLGAGALDGIAIADGKLYVSDWGVDGANNNACIYVFDLATKNQLEKIEGSLSGVADIDLVNNVIYIPELSTSLIKKVQL, encoded by the coding sequence ATGAATAAGCTTTACTATGCTATAGTTTTATCTGCTTTCATATTTGCTCTATCATGTTCAAATAATGCTGATAAAACAAACAATAACACTGCTTCAAATACTGCTGCTAAAAAAGAAGCTGTTACCATAAATGTTGAAGGAGCAGCTGCACCAGAAAGTGTAAAATTCAGAAATGGAAAATTATATATAGCTAATTTAGGAGATCCTAATGCACCAGCAGACGGATTTATAATCGTAGCTAACGAAGACGGCTCTAACCCTCAAAAACTTTTTGAAGGTCAGTTAGACAGCCCTAAAGGTTTTTCTTTCTTAACTGATGATATTATTATTATACCAGACCAAGTTAATGACAGTTCTTTAACTGGAAATTTGGTATTAGCTAATATCAAAGAAAATAAAATAATTACTAAACTTCCTATAGAAGGTTCTAAATTCTTAAATGATACAGTAGTAATAGACCCTACAACTGTAGCTCTAACTGATACAGGTGCTTCTACAGTTCATTTTATAAAAGTTGATAATAACTCTGCTTTATCTATAGCTTCATCAGTAACAGGCGTAGTTGGTGCTAATGGAATATTCTTAGATAACGGCGTATTATATATAGCTGGAAGTACATTCGGAGGAGATCCTAATGGCGGAGATATTTATACTTTAAATATAGACGGTACTGGATTAACTAAATGGACAGCTTCAGTATTAGGTGCTGGTGCTTTAGACGGTATAGCTATTGCTGATGGTAAATTATATGTTTCTGATTGGGGCGTAGACGGTGCTAATAACAATGCATGCATATATGTATTTGATTTAGCTACTAAAAATCAATTAGAAAAAATAGAAGGTTCTTTAAGCGGTGTTGCTGATATAGATTTAGTTAATAATGTTATATATATACCAGAACTTTCTACTAGTTTAATTAAAAAAGTTCAATTATAA
- a CDS encoding RrF2 family transcriptional regulator produces MKINTKLSIAAHIVLCIAFFENEGTTSNLLAKSVRTNPSVIRRILLKLQSAGIVKTDKKGSRLIKDEEDITLLSIYEAVFTEEERGLFNFHEPNHVCPVGCAMFDVLGDEFNNVRLDFEKSMSNITIKKIADEVRNRKKHIDFMNK; encoded by the coding sequence ATGAAGATTAATACTAAATTATCAATAGCTGCTCATATAGTTTTATGCATAGCATTTTTTGAAAATGAAGGCACTACATCAAATTTACTTGCCAAAAGTGTAAGGACTAATCCTTCAGTTATAAGGAGAATACTATTAAAACTTCAGTCTGCTGGAATAGTAAAAACAGATAAAAAGGGAAGCAGGCTTATAAAAGATGAAGAGGATATAACACTTCTTTCTATATATGAAGCAGTATTTACAGAGGAGGAAAGGGGACTTTTTAATTTTCATGAGCCTAATCATGTATGCCCGGTAGGCTGTGCTATGTTTGATGTTTTGGGTGATGAGTTTAATAATGTGAGGCTTGATTTTGAGAAATCTATGTCAAATATAACTATAAAAAAGATAGCTGATGAGGTTAGAAATAGAAAAAAACATATTGATTTTATGAATAAATGA